In Aspergillus nidulans FGSC A4 chromosome II, a single window of DNA contains:
- a CDS encoding glycoside hydrolase family 154 protein (transcript_id=CADANIAT00004696) translates to MPPLAGFSDNPLRSRTDLIRAAIALVQPLHTHFSPRNAFIRLPVATGTHFDERAAQLEGYARPLWVVSTLLHAVRAEPNHPDAEAIRTVCRPWIQGIQTGTDPEHPEYWGEIGDGDQRMVEAEVIAVAVLFAPEDFYHSQPARVRENIMAWLRGINGKEMPVNNWRWFRVFANLALIIVRGVPYAELKDAIDSDFAVLDSFYLGDGWSGDGPWLTSEQETELEQEYRRTRRRDKIGPGRQVDYYSGSFAIQFSQLLYAKFAAGIDPARAEGYRQQAREFGRDFWRYFDRDGAAIPFGRSLTYRFACAGFFAALAIAQVPDMPAPLDSPGAVKGFLLRHLRWWAAHSDNIFYPEGTMNIGYLYPNMYMAEDYNSPQSVYWSLKSLIPLALADGHSFWTSPESAYPVSDDSVKLIPQPTQILCDHVHGAHHFLLNAGQFVAWPMKASQAKYCKFAYSSSFGFSVPTGSLIQQIVPDNALFLSRDGIETWAGKWKTSEARSGTAIVDEETVPVAHVEWRPWGDGQVVVTTCLIPPTARWPNWHTRVHRIQVKGKTSLESLHLVEGGFAIGRVPAEKKKVLPVFTDGDIESASIGSEGVYVTQSSALVISQAGASGIVSEAVRQRSGESSWSSSGPVASVDHEAMKPDSNTNLLSQRTLVPVAKLELLDVEPGEEIELVTRVFAIAAESFRAQQADSAADRKGGGSVQRRMRESWLDVPKVQLREVSGERSRDAIALDV, encoded by the exons ATGCCACCCCTCGCAGGATTCTCAGACAACCCATTGCGCTCCCGCACCGATCTCATCCGCGCAGCTATCGCTCTCGTCCAGCCTCTGCACACACACTTCTCTCCCAGGAACGCCTTCATCCGGCTCCCCGTCGCGACAGGTACACATTTCGACGAAAGAGCAGCGCAGTTAGAAGGCTATGCGCGGCCGTTATGGGTGGTCTCTACCTTGCTACATGCAGTGCGTGCTGAGCCCAATCATCCAGACGCTGAGGCTATCCGCACCGTATGTCGGCCATGGATTCAGGGTATCCAGACCGGGACAGATCCCGAGCACCCCGAGTACTGGGGCGAgatcggcgacggcgaccAGCGGATGGTCGAAGCAGAGGTCATCGCTGTAGCGGTCCTATTTGCGCCAGAGGACTTTTACCATTCACAGCCTGCCCGTGTCCGTGAGAATATCATGGCCTGGCTGCGTGGGATCAATGGAAAAGAGATGCCGGTCAATAACTGGCGGTGGTTTCGTGTTTTCGCGAACCTGGCCTTGATCATTGTGAGGGGAGTTCCGTACGCCGAATTGAAGGACGCTATTGACAGCGACTTTGCTGTCCTTGACTCATTCTACCTAGGCGATGGCTGGTCCGGCGACGGGCCGTGGTTGACCAGTGAACAGGAGACCGAACTGGAGCAGGAATACAGGAGGACGCGACGGCGTGATAAAATCGGACCAGGCCGCCAGGTGGACTATTATTCAGGCAGCTTCGCAATTCAATTCAGCCAGCTGCTGTATGCCAAGTTCGCGGCAGGGATCGACCCGGCTCGCGCGGAAGGATACCGGCAGCAGGCGAGGGAGTTTGGGCGGGATTTCTGGAGGTATTTTGATAGGGATG GCGCGGCCATCCCGTTCGGCAGGTCTCTCACATATCGCTTTGCGTGTGCAGGCTTTTTCGCGGCCCTGGCTATCGCCCAAGTACCAGATATGCCGGCGCCGCTGGATTCTCCGGGCGCAGTCAAGGGTTTTCTGCTACGACATCTGAGATGGTGGGCAGCGCATTCGGACAACATTTTCTATCCAGAGGGCACGATGAATATAGGCTACCTTTATCC GAACATGTACATGGCCGAAGATTACAACTCGCCCCAATCCGTCTACTGGTCGCTTAAGTCGTTGATTCCGCTGGCCCTGGCCGACGGTCACTCCTTCTGGACGTCGCCTGAATCAGCCTACCCGGTCTCAGATGACTCGGTGAAGTTGATACCGCAACCAACCCAAATCCTCTGCGACCACGTCCACGGCGCGCAccacttcctcctcaacgcGGGCCAGTTCGTGGCCTGGCCAATGAAGGCCTCACAGGCCAAGTACTGCAAATTCGCTTACTCCAGCTCATTCGGCTTCAGTGTTCCGACAGGCTCGCTGATCCAGCAGATCGTACCGGACaatgccctcttcctcagtcgCGACGGGATCGAGACCTGGGCCGGGAAGTGGAAGACTTCAGAGGCGAGGTCTGGAACTGCGATtgtagatgaggagactGTGCCTGTTGCGCACGTCGAGTGGCGACCTTGGGGCGACGGGCAGGTTGTCGTCACGACGTGCCTGATCCCGCCAACGGCGAGGTGGCCCAATTGGCATACCCGCGTCCACCGGATCCAAGTGAAGGGGAAGACGTCCTTGGAGAGTCTGCACCTGGTTGAGGGCGGCTTTGCTATTGGGCGAGTCCcggctgagaagaagaaagttTTGCCGGTGTTCACGGATGGTGATATCGAGAGCGCGAGTATCGGGAGTGAGGGTGTCTACGTAACCCAATCAAGTGCTCTCGTGATCTCGCAGGCTGGTGCAAGCGGAATTGTCTCGGAAGCAGTGCGTCAACGATCTGGCGAGTCCAGCTGGAGCTCTTCTGGGCCCGTCGCGTCTGTAGATCatgaggccatgaagccCGATTCCAACACGAATCTACTTTCCCAGCGCACCTTGGTTCCGGTCGCAAAGCTTGAGCTACTTGATGTTGAGCCTGGAGAAGAGATCGAGCTCGTAACGAGGGTATTTGCTATTGCTGCGGAGTCGTTCAGGGCTCAGCAGGCTGACAGCGCAGCCGATAGGAAGGGTGGAGGGAGCGTCCAGCGGCGTATGCGAGAGAGCTGGCTGGATGTGCCTAAAGTCCAGCTCAGAGAGGTCTCAGGAGAGCGCAGCAGAGATGCGATCGCGCTAGATGTTTAA
- a CDS encoding uncharacterized protein (transcript_id=CADANIAT00004694) — protein sequence MAAGIVSSGNLSAADLEPIGAFTLVVHPPVSSAIWTADESISYHYQLNAKCQDFITRYLGKSLLNAVPDELNNMRSVNRKLLDLAFTYPFLMHASLAVAFTYDRYLNRPFGCRRSLDECYHWSRATTLLNRRLAQPISATSRDKDAIWGTATALAILSFASPDARTPEESWPLRRSADRSDLDWLCMSSGKMALWDSVNPLRPDSLFHVMEATFAQINAPLPERGIDGIPDPLAGVCSLNSATTAQDNPYFEAAHAVSAILDIPDSIVTTGKTQLFTRCIQGPFEDLLRYHNPVALLLLYLWYGKASCVWWIELRARVERPAICEYLRRFHRGDAAVQAFLP from the exons ATGGCTGCCGGAATTGTAAGCTCAGGAAACTTAAG TGCTGCCGATCTGGAACCGATTGGTGCTTTTACGCTGGTGGTTCACCCCCCAGTTTCCAGTGCAATCTGGACTGCCGATGAATCCATATCATATCACTATCAATTGAACGCAAAGTGTCAGGACTTTATCACGCGGTATCTCGGGAAGAGTCTCCTGAATGCAGTTCCAGATGAATTAAACAACATGAGAAGCGTCAATCGCAAACTACTCGACCTGGCATTCACT TACCCTTTTCTGATGCACGCTTCTCTTGCCGTGGCATTCACATACGACCGGTATCTCAACCGTCCCTTTGGCTGCCGTCGCAGCTTAGACGAATGCTATCACTGGTCTCGAGCCACGACCCTTCTTAACAGACGGCTAGCACAGCCGATCAGCGCGACTTCAAGAGACAAAGACGCGATCTGGGGCACTGCTACCGCTCTGgccatcctctccttcgcgTCGCCCGACGCGCGCACGCCAGAAGAGTCCTGGCCCCTGAGACGCTCTGCTGACCGGTCGGACCTGGACTGGCTATGTATGAGCAGTGGTAAAATGGCACTGTGGGACTCTGTCAACCCGCTAAGACCGGACAGTCTATTCCATGTGATGGAAGCAACCTTTGCGCAGATAAATGCGCCCTTACCCGAGCGTGGCATTGACGGTATACCAGACCCCTTGGCTGGCGTCTGCAGTCTGAACAGCGCGACGACGGCCCAAGATAATCCATACTTTGAGGCCGCTCACGCGGTATCAGCCATCCTGGACATTCCGGACAGCATAGTTACGACTGGAAAGACTCAGCTCTTTACGCGCTGCATTCAGGGGCCCTTTGAAGACTTGCTCCGGTATCACAACCCAGTcgcgctgttgctgctgtaTTTGTGGTATGGCAAAGCGAGCTGCGTATGGTGGATTGAGCTTAGGGCTAGAGTGGAACGTCCGGCTATCTGCGAGTACCTGCGCAGATTCCATCGAGGCGATGCTGCAGTACAGGCGTTCCTTCCATGA
- a CDS encoding hexose transporter protein (transcript_id=CADANIAT00004698), whose product MLSHSKHETFEGLVLRDVIPDGRKPWYRDWTLLKLNTLLLCALLTQIASGYDSSMLNGMQSLPQWVSYFGQPTGTRLGAMTFGPTGGTLISVLISSQLCERFGRRYPICGGSIVIIIGGILQAAAVNYGMFVLSRFVVGFGLGIVATAAPPLLTEVAYPTHRGKLVSFYLVTWPLGSLIAAWVTYGTFKMEGSDWSWRIPSALQCFFSLVQAVLALLAPESPRWLIYQGRREEALAILTEYHGHGDADSRLVRFEMAEITATLEMEKVQRLSRWTEWLSTRGNRHRLFLACYIPAMLQWSGNALTSYYLAKVLVTIDITDPKTQLIINACLSVWGFLTAAVFATLVDRAGRRRLFLSGMGSMGIAYIIWTICSALNEKHNFEDKGYAGGVLAMIFVFSAAYHMCSPVAPTYIMEVVPFSLRSKAAMMYQLTGNLAGLYNSFANPVAMDAISWRYYIVWCVVIGVNFTLIFLFFPETKGKGLEEVAEIFDGPDALAGKNAMREMGLDVNADKAVAVGERKHVEEA is encoded by the coding sequence ATGCTCTCTCACTCCAAACACGAGACTTTTGAGGGGCTCGTCCTCAGGGACGTAATCCCAGACGGCCGCAAACCCTGGTATCGTGATTGGACCCTTCTGAAACTCAATACCCTGCTTCTTTGCGCCCTCCTTACTCAGATCGCCTCCGGCTACGACAGCAGCATGCTCAACGGCATGCAGTCGCTCCCGCAGTGGGTGAGCTACTTTGGCCAGCCGACGGGCACGCGTCTGGGCGCCATGACATTTGGACCGACAGGCGGCACACTGATCTCGGTTTTGATCTCATCACAGCTATGCGAGCGATTTGGTAGACGGTATCCGATCTGCGGCGGATCAATCGTCATAATCATCGGCGGGATCCTTCAAGCCGCAGCGGTGAACTACGGCATGTTCGTCCTCAGTAGATTCGTTGTCGGCTTTGGACTGGGAATAGTGGCTACTGCTGCGCCCCCGTTGCTTACTGAAGTGGCCTACCCAACGCACCGCGGGAAACTCGTCTCCTTCTACCTGGTTACTTGGCCACTTGGTTCGCTGATCGCCGCCTGGGTGACATACGGGACCTTCAAGATGGAAGGGTCGGACTGGAGCTGGCGGATCCCCAGCGCACTGCAATGCTTCTTCTCGCTTGTCCAGGCAGTCCTAGCTCTCCTCGCGCCGGAATCACCCCGTTGGCTCATCTACCAAGGCCGGCGCGAGGAGgccctcgccatcctgaCAGAGTACCACGGTCACGGGGACGCTGACTCCCGCCTCGTTCGTTTCGAAATGGCCGAGATCACGGCGACGCTCGAAATGGAAAAGGTCCAGCGCCTATCCCGGTGGACGGAATGGCTCTCTACCAGGGGCAACCGCCATCGCCTCTTCCTGGCTTGCTATATTCCTGCTATGCTTCAGTGGTCGGGTAATGCGCTGACATCCTACTACCTGGCCAAGGTGTTAGTGACTATTGATATTACCGATCCAAAAACGCAGCTCATCATTAACGCCTGTCTCTCCGTTTGGGGCTTCCTCACTGCTGCGGTGTTCGCGACACTAGTCGATCGCGCCGGACGACGCCGCTTGTTCCTGTCCGGCATGGGGAGTATGGGCATAGCGTACATCATCTGGACGATCTGCTCTGCACTGAATGAGAAACACAATTTCGAGGATAAAGGGTATGCCGGCGGTGTGCTGGCTatgatcttcgtcttcagcgcTGCGTACCACATGTGCTCGCCTGTTGCGCCAACGTACATAATGGAAGTCGTCCCCTTTTCGCTGAGATCCAAAGCGGCTATGATGTACCAGCTGACGGGGAATCTTGCGGGTCTATATAACAGCTTTGCAAATCCGGTTGCCATGGACGCGATTAGCTGGAGATACTATATAGTTTGGTGTGTGGTCATCGGCGTCAACTTCACCCTAATATTTCTGTTTTTCCCTGAGACGAAAGGCAAGGGCCTTGAGGAGGTTGCGGAGATCTTTGATGGACCCGACGCACTGGCAGGCAAGAACGCCATGAGGGAGATGGGGTTGGATGTTAATGCCGAcaaggctgttgctgttggggAGAGAAAGCATGTTGAGGAGGCTTAG
- a CDS encoding NmrA-like family protein (transcript_id=CADANIAT00004695), whose translation MKLGIAGVTGKFARRLLTHLLDSSTSNGQESLTVKRYCRDPAKLPSSLSSSPRLELLQGSGPRGARLLGDDKLMVEGQKALIDVCDAATPPVPRYVSSDWALGYTKLKLRELFPKDPMIHVKEYLESKRNVTSVHILVGGFVEPIFSSFFGIVDADSDVIRHWGDGSEIMEGTTYDDAARFTARTVLDCQASGVLRCR comes from the exons ATGAAGCTCGGCATCGCTGGAGTCACCGGCAAATTCGCCCGCCGACTGCTCACCCACTTGCTGgactccagcaccagcaatgGACAAGAATCGCTGACAGTCAAACGCTACTGCCGCGACCCTGCCAAACTACCTTCCTCTCTATCCTCGTCTCCCAGACTCGAACTCTTGCAAGGCAGCGGACCACGAGGCGCTCGCCTC CTCGGTGACGATAAGCTCATGGTCGAGGGGCAAAAGGCGCTCATTGACGTCTGCGACGCGGCTACCCCGCCAGTGCCCCGGTACGTCTCTAGCGACTGGGCACTAGGCTACACGAAACTGAAGCTGCGCGAGCTGTTCCCCAAGGACCCCATGATCCACGTGAAGGAATACCTGGAAAGTAAGCGGAACGTGACCAGCGTGCATATACTAGTGGGTGGGTTCGTGGAGCCGATCTTCAGCTCCTTTTTCGGGATCGTGGATGCAGACAGCGATGTCATTCGCCATTGGGGCGATGGTAGCGAGATTATGGAGGGGACGACGTATGATGATGCTGCGCGGTTTACAGCGAGGACTGTGCTTGATTGCCAGGCAAGCGGTGTTTTGAGGT GCCGCTAA
- a CDS encoding glycoside hydrolase family 88 protein (transcript_id=CADANIAT00004697) — protein sequence MPQTAEGGQVLIQELFAENVLAKIPPTVYPEFVPQNGADAGRYFLREASFWTCGFFPGLLYTLRERAVKYPQAFPSLGGNDNEAGSAATTEALLDRLTSLCTAWTQPIKAMRARTDTHDIGFILQPSLRKEWELTSNRESLDALITGAHSLATRFVPSVGAIRSWDALRQADIEITSLEDDCLVIVDSMMNLDLLYYASHHSGESKLAHIATTHAKTVMRSLLRHESRPGNYGGYPLHLYSTYHVVNFDPKTGDVKAHRTAQGYAKESTWARGQAWGITGFAQTYKWTTEREFLEVACGLAEYFIHRLETSPACVERPVTQLEPSGAANGGGRKIGRYVPLWDFDAPIENEENPLRDSSAGVVAANGMLLLSQSLAGIADLAPDGEAARELELANRYRAFAMKIMIDALEYSLSEEKATLRLVGSGSGSDGVRVQVQDMIPGKRFDAILKNATANHNSQDHDRYSDHGLVYADYYLLEFGNHLLRMGLV from the exons ATGCCACAAACAGCAGAGGGCGGGCAAGTCCTGATACAGGAGCTGTTCGCCGAGAACGTGCTCGCAAAA ATCCCCCCAACGGTCTACCCAGAATTCGTTCCCCAGAACGGCGCAGACGCCGGGCGGTACTTTCTTCGCGAGGCTAGTTTCTGGACATGCGGGTTCTTTCCTGGGCTTCTCTACACACTCAGGGAGCGCGCGGTCAAGTACCCGCAGGCTTTTCCTTCCCTTGGGGGCAATGACAATGAAGCCGGATCAGCAGCTACCACCGAGGCTCTGCTGGACCGGCTCACCTCCCTGTGTACCGCCTGGACACAGCCCATTAAGGCCATGAGAGCGCGCACCGACACGCACGATATAGGCTTCATCTTACAACCGTCCCTGCGGAAGGAGTGGGAGCTGACCTCCAATCGTGAAAGCCTCGATGCGCTCATTACAGGCGCGCACAGTCTCGCCACCCGATTCGTGCCGTCCGTCGGAGCGATTCGCAGCTGGGACGCACTGCGAcaggcagatatagagatCACAAGCCTGGAAGATGACTGCCTTGTTATCGTCGACAGCATGATGAATCTCGATCTGCTCTACTATGCCTCGCATCATTCGGGGGAGAGCAAGTTGGCACATATCGCGACCACTCACGCGAAGACAGTGATgcgatctcttcttcgacacGAATCACGGCCCGGCAACTATGGCGGATACCCGCTGCATCTATACTCTACCTATCACGTGGTCAATTTCGACCCCAAGACAGGAGATGTGAAAGCGCACCGCACGGCGCAAGGGTACGCCAAGGAGTCCACCTGGGCACGCGGGCAGGCATGGGGGATTACAGGCTTTGCGCAGACGTACAAGTGGACTACGGAGAGGGAATTCCTTGAAGTTGCGTGCGGACTGGCAGAGTACTTTATACATAGACTCGAGACTTCACCCGCATGCGTGGAGCGGCCAGTGACCCAGCTCGAGCCTTCTGGAGCAGCCAACGGTGGAGGGAGAAAGATCGGTCGCTACGTCCCCCTCTGGGACTTTGACGCCCCCATCGAGAACGAGGAGAATCCGCTCCGCGATTCCTCGGCTGGAGTCGTCGCGGCGAACGGGATGCTTTTGCTTTCGCAGTCATTGGCGGGGATTGCAGACCTCGCGCCGGATGGCGAGGCGGCTagagagcttgagcttgcgAACCGATATCGCGCCTTCGCGATGAAAATCATGATTGACGCTCTTGAGTACTCGCTTTCGGAAGAGAAGGCCACTTTGCGCCTTGTTGGCAGTGGTTCTGGCTCGGACGGTGTGCGAGTACAGGTTCAGGATATGATTCCTGGCAAGCGCTTCGACGCCATTTTGAAGAATGCCACGGCAAATCATAATTCGCAAGACCATGATCGGTACAGCGATCATGGGCTGGTCTATGCGGATTACTATCTGCTCGAGTTTGGAAATCATTTGTTGCGGATGGGGTTGGTTTAA